The following are encoded together in the Ovis aries strain OAR_USU_Benz2616 breed Rambouillet chromosome X, ARS-UI_Ramb_v3.0, whole genome shotgun sequence genome:
- the WDR45 gene encoding WD repeat domain phosphoinositide-interacting protein 4 isoform X1, with protein MTQQPLRGVTSLRFNQDQSCFCCAMETGVRIYNVEPLMEKGHLDHEQVGSMGLVEMLHRSNLLALVGGGSSPKFSEISGVGLVSPGLPLTLHVGPDNTPTCQAVLIWDDAREGKDSKDKLVLEFTFTKPVLAVRMRHDKIVIVLKNRIYVYSFPDNPRKLFEFDTRDNPKGLCDLCPSLEKQLLVFPGHKCGSLQLVDLASTKPGTSSAPFTINAHQSDVACVSLNQPGTVVASASQKGTLIRLFDTQSKEKLVELRRGTDPATLYCINFSHDSSFLCASSDKGTVHIFALKDTRLNRRSALARVGKVGPMIGQYVDSQWSLASFTVPAESACICAFGRNTSKNVNSVIAICVDGTFHKYVFTPDGNCNREAFDVYLDICDDDDF; from the exons ATGACTCAGCAGCCACTTCGAGGCGTGACCAGTCTGCGTTTCAACCAAGACCAGA GCTGCTTTTGCTGCGCTATGGAGACAGGTGTGCGCATCTACAACGTGGAGCCATTGATGGAGAAGGGGCATCTGG ACCATGAGCAGGTGGGCAGCATGGGCCTGGTGGAAATGCTGCACCGCTCCAACCTGCTGGCCCTGGTGGGCGGTGGTAGCAGCCCCAAGTTCTCAGAGATCTCAG GGGTAGGTCTTGTGTCACCAGGGCTGCCCCTCACCCTACACGTTGGCCCCGACAACACACCCACCTGCCAAGCAGTGCTGATCTGGGACGATGCCCGGGAGGGCAAGGACTCCAAGGACAAGCTGGTGCTGGAGTTCACCTTCACCAAGCCAGTGCTGGCTGTGCGCATGCGCCATGACAA AATCGTGATCGTGCTGAAGAACCGCATCTATGTGTACTCCTTCCCTGACAATCCCCGAAAGCTGTTTGAATTTGACACCCGGGACAACCCCAAGG GGCTCTGTGACCTCTGCCCCAGCCTGGAGAAACAGCTGCTAGTGTTCCCAGGACACAAATGCGGGAGCCTACAACTTGTG GACCTGGCAAGCACAAAGCCTGGCACTTCCTCTGCTCCGTTTACCATCAATGCACATCAGAGCGACGTGGCCTGTGTGTCTCTGAACCAGCCAGGCACGGTAGTGGCCTCGGCCTCTCAGAAGGGCACACTTATTCGCCTTTTTGATACACAGTCCAAGGAGAAACTGGTGGAACTGCGTCGAGGTACCGATCCTGCCACCCTCTACTG CATCAACTTTAGCCATGATTCCTCCTTCCTGTGTGCATCCAGTGATAAGGGCACAGTCCATATCTTTGCTCTCAAGGATACCCGCCTCAACCGCCGTTCTGC GCTGGCTCGCGTGGGCAAGGTGGGGCCTATGATTGGGCAGTATGTGGACTCTCAGTGGAGCCTGGCGAGCTTCACCGTGCCTGCTGAGTCAGCCTGCATCTGTGCTTTTGGTCGAAATACTTCCAAGAACGTCAACTCTGTCATTG CCATCTGTGTAGATGGGACCTTCCACAAATATGTCTTCACTCCCGATGGAAACTGCAACCGAGAGGCTTTCGATGTGTATCTTGACATCTGTGATGATGATGACTTTTAA
- the WDR45 gene encoding WD repeat domain phosphoinositide-interacting protein 4 isoform X2: protein MTQQPLRGVTSLRFNQDQSCFCCAMETGVRIYNVEPLMEKGHLDHEQVGSMGLVEMLHRSNLLALVGGGSSPKFSEISGLVSPGLPLTLHVGPDNTPTCQAVLIWDDAREGKDSKDKLVLEFTFTKPVLAVRMRHDKIVIVLKNRIYVYSFPDNPRKLFEFDTRDNPKGLCDLCPSLEKQLLVFPGHKCGSLQLVDLASTKPGTSSAPFTINAHQSDVACVSLNQPGTVVASASQKGTLIRLFDTQSKEKLVELRRGTDPATLYCINFSHDSSFLCASSDKGTVHIFALKDTRLNRRSALARVGKVGPMIGQYVDSQWSLASFTVPAESACICAFGRNTSKNVNSVIAICVDGTFHKYVFTPDGNCNREAFDVYLDICDDDDF, encoded by the exons ATGACTCAGCAGCCACTTCGAGGCGTGACCAGTCTGCGTTTCAACCAAGACCAGA GCTGCTTTTGCTGCGCTATGGAGACAGGTGTGCGCATCTACAACGTGGAGCCATTGATGGAGAAGGGGCATCTGG ACCATGAGCAGGTGGGCAGCATGGGCCTGGTGGAAATGCTGCACCGCTCCAACCTGCTGGCCCTGGTGGGCGGTGGTAGCAGCCCCAAGTTCTCAGAGATCTCAG GTCTTGTGTCACCAGGGCTGCCCCTCACCCTACACGTTGGCCCCGACAACACACCCACCTGCCAAGCAGTGCTGATCTGGGACGATGCCCGGGAGGGCAAGGACTCCAAGGACAAGCTGGTGCTGGAGTTCACCTTCACCAAGCCAGTGCTGGCTGTGCGCATGCGCCATGACAA AATCGTGATCGTGCTGAAGAACCGCATCTATGTGTACTCCTTCCCTGACAATCCCCGAAAGCTGTTTGAATTTGACACCCGGGACAACCCCAAGG GGCTCTGTGACCTCTGCCCCAGCCTGGAGAAACAGCTGCTAGTGTTCCCAGGACACAAATGCGGGAGCCTACAACTTGTG GACCTGGCAAGCACAAAGCCTGGCACTTCCTCTGCTCCGTTTACCATCAATGCACATCAGAGCGACGTGGCCTGTGTGTCTCTGAACCAGCCAGGCACGGTAGTGGCCTCGGCCTCTCAGAAGGGCACACTTATTCGCCTTTTTGATACACAGTCCAAGGAGAAACTGGTGGAACTGCGTCGAGGTACCGATCCTGCCACCCTCTACTG CATCAACTTTAGCCATGATTCCTCCTTCCTGTGTGCATCCAGTGATAAGGGCACAGTCCATATCTTTGCTCTCAAGGATACCCGCCTCAACCGCCGTTCTGC GCTGGCTCGCGTGGGCAAGGTGGGGCCTATGATTGGGCAGTATGTGGACTCTCAGTGGAGCCTGGCGAGCTTCACCGTGCCTGCTGAGTCAGCCTGCATCTGTGCTTTTGGTCGAAATACTTCCAAGAACGTCAACTCTGTCATTG CCATCTGTGTAGATGGGACCTTCCACAAATATGTCTTCACTCCCGATGGAAACTGCAACCGAGAGGCTTTCGATGTGTATCTTGACATCTGTGATGATGATGACTTTTAA
- the WDR45 gene encoding WD repeat domain phosphoinositide-interacting protein 4 isoform X3, translated as MTQQPLRGVTSLRFNQDQSCFCCAMETGVRIYNVEPLMEKGHLDHEQVGSMGLVEMLHRSNLLALVGGGSSPKFSEISGLPLTLHVGPDNTPTCQAVLIWDDAREGKDSKDKLVLEFTFTKPVLAVRMRHDKIVIVLKNRIYVYSFPDNPRKLFEFDTRDNPKGLCDLCPSLEKQLLVFPGHKCGSLQLVDLASTKPGTSSAPFTINAHQSDVACVSLNQPGTVVASASQKGTLIRLFDTQSKEKLVELRRGTDPATLYCINFSHDSSFLCASSDKGTVHIFALKDTRLNRRSALARVGKVGPMIGQYVDSQWSLASFTVPAESACICAFGRNTSKNVNSVIAICVDGTFHKYVFTPDGNCNREAFDVYLDICDDDDF; from the exons ATGACTCAGCAGCCACTTCGAGGCGTGACCAGTCTGCGTTTCAACCAAGACCAGA GCTGCTTTTGCTGCGCTATGGAGACAGGTGTGCGCATCTACAACGTGGAGCCATTGATGGAGAAGGGGCATCTGG ACCATGAGCAGGTGGGCAGCATGGGCCTGGTGGAAATGCTGCACCGCTCCAACCTGCTGGCCCTGGTGGGCGGTGGTAGCAGCCCCAAGTTCTCAGAGATCTCAG GGCTGCCCCTCACCCTACACGTTGGCCCCGACAACACACCCACCTGCCAAGCAGTGCTGATCTGGGACGATGCCCGGGAGGGCAAGGACTCCAAGGACAAGCTGGTGCTGGAGTTCACCTTCACCAAGCCAGTGCTGGCTGTGCGCATGCGCCATGACAA AATCGTGATCGTGCTGAAGAACCGCATCTATGTGTACTCCTTCCCTGACAATCCCCGAAAGCTGTTTGAATTTGACACCCGGGACAACCCCAAGG GGCTCTGTGACCTCTGCCCCAGCCTGGAGAAACAGCTGCTAGTGTTCCCAGGACACAAATGCGGGAGCCTACAACTTGTG GACCTGGCAAGCACAAAGCCTGGCACTTCCTCTGCTCCGTTTACCATCAATGCACATCAGAGCGACGTGGCCTGTGTGTCTCTGAACCAGCCAGGCACGGTAGTGGCCTCGGCCTCTCAGAAGGGCACACTTATTCGCCTTTTTGATACACAGTCCAAGGAGAAACTGGTGGAACTGCGTCGAGGTACCGATCCTGCCACCCTCTACTG CATCAACTTTAGCCATGATTCCTCCTTCCTGTGTGCATCCAGTGATAAGGGCACAGTCCATATCTTTGCTCTCAAGGATACCCGCCTCAACCGCCGTTCTGC GCTGGCTCGCGTGGGCAAGGTGGGGCCTATGATTGGGCAGTATGTGGACTCTCAGTGGAGCCTGGCGAGCTTCACCGTGCCTGCTGAGTCAGCCTGCATCTGTGCTTTTGGTCGAAATACTTCCAAGAACGTCAACTCTGTCATTG CCATCTGTGTAGATGGGACCTTCCACAAATATGTCTTCACTCCCGATGGAAACTGCAACCGAGAGGCTTTCGATGTGTATCTTGACATCTGTGATGATGATGACTTTTAA
- the WDR45 gene encoding WD repeat domain phosphoinositide-interacting protein 4 isoform X4, with protein MTQQPLRGVTSLRFNQDQSCFCCAMETGVRIYNVEPLMEKGHLDHEQVGSMGLVEMLHRSNLLALVGGGSSPKFSEISVLIWDDAREGKDSKDKLVLEFTFTKPVLAVRMRHDKIVIVLKNRIYVYSFPDNPRKLFEFDTRDNPKGLCDLCPSLEKQLLVFPGHKCGSLQLVDLASTKPGTSSAPFTINAHQSDVACVSLNQPGTVVASASQKGTLIRLFDTQSKEKLVELRRGTDPATLYCINFSHDSSFLCASSDKGTVHIFALKDTRLNRRSALARVGKVGPMIGQYVDSQWSLASFTVPAESACICAFGRNTSKNVNSVIAICVDGTFHKYVFTPDGNCNREAFDVYLDICDDDDF; from the exons ATGACTCAGCAGCCACTTCGAGGCGTGACCAGTCTGCGTTTCAACCAAGACCAGA GCTGCTTTTGCTGCGCTATGGAGACAGGTGTGCGCATCTACAACGTGGAGCCATTGATGGAGAAGGGGCATCTGG ACCATGAGCAGGTGGGCAGCATGGGCCTGGTGGAAATGCTGCACCGCTCCAACCTGCTGGCCCTGGTGGGCGGTGGTAGCAGCCCCAAGTTCTCAGAGATCTCAG TGCTGATCTGGGACGATGCCCGGGAGGGCAAGGACTCCAAGGACAAGCTGGTGCTGGAGTTCACCTTCACCAAGCCAGTGCTGGCTGTGCGCATGCGCCATGACAA AATCGTGATCGTGCTGAAGAACCGCATCTATGTGTACTCCTTCCCTGACAATCCCCGAAAGCTGTTTGAATTTGACACCCGGGACAACCCCAAGG GGCTCTGTGACCTCTGCCCCAGCCTGGAGAAACAGCTGCTAGTGTTCCCAGGACACAAATGCGGGAGCCTACAACTTGTG GACCTGGCAAGCACAAAGCCTGGCACTTCCTCTGCTCCGTTTACCATCAATGCACATCAGAGCGACGTGGCCTGTGTGTCTCTGAACCAGCCAGGCACGGTAGTGGCCTCGGCCTCTCAGAAGGGCACACTTATTCGCCTTTTTGATACACAGTCCAAGGAGAAACTGGTGGAACTGCGTCGAGGTACCGATCCTGCCACCCTCTACTG CATCAACTTTAGCCATGATTCCTCCTTCCTGTGTGCATCCAGTGATAAGGGCACAGTCCATATCTTTGCTCTCAAGGATACCCGCCTCAACCGCCGTTCTGC GCTGGCTCGCGTGGGCAAGGTGGGGCCTATGATTGGGCAGTATGTGGACTCTCAGTGGAGCCTGGCGAGCTTCACCGTGCCTGCTGAGTCAGCCTGCATCTGTGCTTTTGGTCGAAATACTTCCAAGAACGTCAACTCTGTCATTG CCATCTGTGTAGATGGGACCTTCCACAAATATGTCTTCACTCCCGATGGAAACTGCAACCGAGAGGCTTTCGATGTGTATCTTGACATCTGTGATGATGATGACTTTTAA
- the PRAF2 gene encoding PRA1 family protein 2, translating to MSEVRLPPLRALDDFVLGSARLVAPDPCDPQRWCHRVINNLLYYQTNYLICFGLGLALAGYVRPLHTLLSALVVAVALGMLVCAAENRAAVRRCRRSHPAACLAAVLAVGFLVLWAAGGAGTFLLSIAGPVLLILVHASLRLRNLKNKIENKIESIGLKRTPMGLLLEALGQEQEAGS from the exons ATGTCGGAGGTGCGGCTGCCACCGCTACGCGCCTTGGACGACTTCGTTTTGGGGTCGGCGCGTCTGGTGGCCCCGGATCCTTGCGACCCACAGCGATGGTGCCACCGCGTCATCAACAACCTCCTCTACTACCAAACCAACTACCTTATCTGCTTCGGCCTTGGTCTCGCTTTGGccgg GTACGTGCGCCCGCTGCACACCCTCCTAAGCGCGCTGGTAGTGGCGGTGGCCCTTGGCATGCTGGTGTGCGCGGCTGAGAATCGAGCCGCCGTGCGCCGCTGCCGTCGCAGCCACCCAGCCGCCTGCCTGGCCGCAGTGCTTGCCGTCGGCTTCCTCGTTCTCTGGGCCGCGGGCGGCGCTGGCACCTTCCTGCTCAGCATCGCCGGGCCAGTGCTTC TGATCCTGGTGCATGCGTCACTGCGCCTGCGCAACCTCAAGAACAAGATTGAGAACAAGATCGAGAGCATTGGTCTCAAGCGGACACCAATGGGGCTGCTACTGGAGGCGCTGGGACAAGAACAGGAGGCTGGATCCTAG
- the CCDC120 gene encoding coiled-coil domain-containing protein 120 isoform X1, with product MEVKGQLISSPTFNASAALFGEAAPQMKSERLRSLLDRQRALQEALSLKLQELRKVCLQEAELTGQLPPECPLEPGERPQLVRRRPPAARAYPPPHPNPAHHSMCPTEELALEALEREVSVQQQIAAAARRLALAPELSAEQRRRRRQVQADALRRLHELEEQLGEVRARLGLSGVPPSQPLPLSTGGAVITAQGVCLGTRLAQLSHEDVVLHSESSSLSESGASHDNEEPRGCFPLAERPSPPKAWDQLRAVSGGSPERRTPWKPPPSDLYGDLKGRRNSVASPTSPTRSLPRSASSFEGRSVPATPVLTRGAGPQLCKPEGLHSRQWSSSQDSQMGFPRVDPVSDRTSLFAARTRRSNSSEALLVDRAAGGGAGSPPAPLVPPATGPPVCKSSEVLYERPQPTPAFSSRTAGLPDPPRAARPSSAAPASRGPPRLPPVCGDFLLDYSLDRGLPRGGSGTGWGELLPAAEVPGPLSRRDGLVAMLPGPPPVYAADGSSPLLRSKDPHSRAPRTKPCGLPLEAAEGLEAHPNPLLWMPPPARIPSAGERSGHKNLALEGLRDWYIRNSGLASGPQRRPGLPHMGPQHPPFLHARCYEVGQALYGAPSQAPLPHSRSFTAPPVSGRYGGCFY from the exons gagctgactggccAGTTGCCTCCCGAGTGCCCACTGGAGCCTGGTGAACGACCCCAGTTGGTCCGCCGGCGTCCCCCTGCAGCCCGCGCCTACCCTCCACCGCACCCCAACCCAGCACACCACTCCATGTGCCCCACCGAG GAGCTGGCGCTTGAGGCCCTGGAGCGAGAGGTGTCTGTGCAACAGCAGATCGCCGCAGCTGCCCGCCGCCTGGCCTTGGCCCCCGAGCTCAGTGCTGAGCAGCGCCGGCGCCGGCGCCAAGTCCAGGCAGATGCCCTTCGGAGGTTGCACGAGCTGGAGGAGCAGCTTGGGGAGGTCCGGGCCCGCCTTGGCCTCTCGGGGGTCCCGccatcccagcccctgcccctgtccACCGGAGGAGCCGTTATCACCGCCCAGGGAGTCTGCCTGGGCACGCGCCTCGCTCAGCTCAGCCATG AGGATGTGGTTCTGCACTCAGAGAGCAGCTCCCTCTCAGAGTCTGGGGCCAGCCACGATAATG AGGAGCCCCGTGGCTGCTTCCCTCTGGCTGAGCGCCCCTCACCGCCCAAGGCCTGGGACCAGCTGCGGGCAGTCTCTGGGGGCAGCCCTGAGCGGCGAACCCCATGGAAACCACCCCCATCAGATCTTTATGGGGATCTGAAGGGCCGGCGAAACTCTGTGGCCAGCCCCACCAG CCCTACACGCTCACTGCCCAGGAGTGCCTCCAGTTTTGAGGGGCGAAGTGTGCCTGCTACTCCCGTCCTCACCCGGGGCGCTGGCCCCCAGCTCTGCAA ACCCGAAGGCCTCCATTCTCGCCAGTGGTCCAGCAGCCAGGACTCCCAGATGGGCTTCCCGCGGGTGGACCCTGTCTCCGACCGCACCTCCCTCTTCGCAGCTCGCACCCGCCGCAGCAATAGCTCCGAGGCCCTGTTGGTGGACCGGGCAGCGGGTGGGGGAGCTGGGTCCCCGCCCGCACCTCTGGTTCCCCCTGCCACCGGTCCCCCAGTCTGCAAGAGCAGTGAGGTGCTATATGAGCGCCCCCAGCCAACCCCTGCCTTTTCCTCCCGCACGGCTGGCCTCCCAGACCCTCCCCGGGCTGCCCGGCCCAGCTCAGCCGCGCCGGCCTCCCGCGGGCCCCCCCGGCTCCCACCCGTGTGTGGGGACTTCCTCTTGGACTATTCCCTGGACCGGGGCCTGCCCCGTGGGGGCAGCGGGACAGGCTGGGGGGAGCTGTTGCCGGCAGCTGAGGTTCCAGGACCCCTCTCCCGCCGCGATGGGCTCGTCGCCATGCTCCCAGGCCCACCGCCTGTGTATGCAGCTGATGGCAGCAGCCCCCTCCTCCGCAGCAAGGACCCCCATAGCCGTGCCCCCCGCACCAAGCCCTGTGGTCTGCCCCTGGAGGCCGCTGAGGGCCTGGAGGCGCATCCCAACCCTCTACTGTGGATGCCCCCACCCGCCCGTATCCCCTCGGCCGGTGAGCGCAGCGGCCACAAGAACCTTGCCCTGGAGGGGCTGCGGGACTGGTACATCCGGAACTCGGGACTGGCCTCGGGGCCCCAGCGCCGGCCTGGGCTCCCTCACATGGGCCCGCAGCACCCGCCCTTCCTTCATGCCCGCTGCTATGAGGTGGGCCAGGCACTGTACGGGGCCCCCAGCCAGGCGCCGCTCCCACACTCGAGGAGTTTCACGGCGCCCCCTGTCTCCGGCAGGTATGGGGGGTGTTTTTACTGA